GTGGAGCGTGCATCTAATGTAAAAGAACTTTATACACTTGCCGAAGCTTACGACATGCCAGCTGAGCCTGTAGATGCAATGGATGTGGAAGCAGTTCACGAAGCAGTGAGTAGAGCCGCAGAAAGAGCAAGAAAAGGCGATGGCCCAACTTTCTTAGAGTTTAAGACTTACCGTTTTAGAGGTCACTCAATGTCTGACCCTCAAAAATATAGAACTAAAGAAGAAGTAGCAGAATGGAAAGATAGAGACCCTATCGAAATGGTGAAGTTCACTATTCTTGAAAACAAATTTGCTACAGAAGCCGATTTGAAGAAGATAGATGACGCTATTAAAGTCACTGTTGCGGAATCAGTTAAGTTCGCAGAAGAGTCTCCTTTCCCAGACCCATCTGAAGCTTATAAAGATATTTATGTTCAGGAAGATTACCCTTTTGTAATGGAGTAACTGACTACCAAAGTATTACGAAGAGGCCAAGTGCCTCTTTTTTTTATTCAATAGTATGTATATACTTCTAAATCAATTTTATAACTTTGCACCTCGAAAAATTTTAGCTAATAAATAATGGCAAAAAAAGATAAAAGTGGCAACGAAATATTTGAAAGTGCAGAAGCACTCCAAAAAGAATTCGTAAAAGCCGAAAGTTTTGTAGAAAAAAATAAAACCATTCTTCTTGGAATAGTTGGAGTTTTAGTTGCCGCGGTAGCTATATTCTTTGGTTACAAATACTACAACCAAACTCAAGACACAGAAGCTCAAGCAGCAATGTTTGACTCTGTTTACTATTTTGAACAAGACTCATTGGACCTTGCTCTTAATGGAACTGGTGGAAACGCAGGACTTCTTGAAATTGCCGACAGCTATGGATCTACTCCAGCTGGAAATTTGGCTAATTTTTATGTAGGCACAATCTATTTGCAACAAGGCAAATTTGATGAAGCGATTGAACACCTATCTAACTATAGCTCATCTGACCTTGTACTACAAGGAAAAGCATATTGCTTGATCGGAGATGCTAATATGGAAAAAGGTAATACTTCTGAAGCTATCTCTGCATACAAAAAAGCCGCAGATTACAAGCCGAATAAATTTATCACTCCAGGTTATTTAATGAAACTTGCAACGGCATATGAAACTGCTAATGAAACTGATGGAGCTCTTGAGGCTTACAGTAAATTAGTAGAGCAATACCCAAATGCTAATGAGTCATTAACAGCAAAGAAATATAAATCCATGCTCGAAGCACAAGCTGGCGAGTAACCGAGATATTAAAAACTATCAAAGGGGTAAGCCAGCAACGGTTTATCCCTTTTTTTTGAAAAACACTATGAGTTCAGCACATAAAAACCTTTCGGTATATAATACCAAAGACATTACTGATGTAAGCCAAAAAACATTCGCCGTAGTTGTGGCAGAGTGGAATGAGGAAATTACGGAAGCATTGTACAACGGAGTGGAAGCTACTTTGTTAAAACATGGAGTTGCCAAAAGCAATATAATTAAGGCCTATGTACCAGGTAGCTACGAGCTTAGTTACGGCTCTCAGGTATTTGCGGCTAAAGAGAATGTAGATGCAGTGATTGCGTTGGGCTGTGTAATTCAGGGTGAAACTAAGCACAACGATTATATCAATAATGCCGTTGCAAATGGTCTTACACAAGTGAGTTTGAAATTCAACAAACCCGTTATATTTGGTGTGCTCACTCCCAATACTCACCAACAAGCACTAGATCGTGCAGGTGGAATACATGGTAATAAAGGTGATGAAGCAGCGATAACTGCTATTAAGATGCTGGGTTTAAAGTAATTTATTCTAATGGTTCGATTTTAGATTTTTTCGATTATTAACTTTCAATTAGATACTCCTAAAAAATAATGCAAAACAATATACAAGTCTGGAAATTTGGTGGCACATCGGTAGGAAAGCCGGAAAGAATGAAGTCAATTAGAACATTGACAACTGCCGATAGTGGTCGTAAAATTGTTGTCCTTTCCGCTCTTTCTGGTACAACCAATGCATTGGTTGCAATCGGTCAAGCTTTGTTTGCCAAAGATAAAGAGTTGGCTTTGGTAGAAATTGAAAAACTATACCTCCACTACCTTGAATTTATAGGTGAGCTTTTTGAAAGAGAAGACTCTTTAGAGAAAGGTAAAAAAGTGGTGGAAAATGAATTCAATTTCATTCGTTCACTTGCTGGTCTAAAACATTATACCCAAAAGCACGACAAAGAAATGATCGCCCAAGGCGAAATAATGTCTACTCAGCTTTTTACAGCTTACATGAAAGAGCAAGGCGAATCTGTGGTTTTGATTCCAGCGTTGTCATTCATGAGAATTGATGCCGACAACGAACCCGAGTTCAATACTATTGAAACCAAGTTAAATGACTTGCTTGCTGATCAAGAAAACAAGCAAATTGTTGTTACACAAGGATTCATCTGTCGTAACCCACGTGGAGAAGTAGATAACCTAAAGAGAGGAGGATCAGATTATACCGCATCATTGATAGGAGCTTGCATCAATGCAGAAGAAATCCAGATATGGACTGATATCGATGGAATGCACAACAATGACCCTCGCATTGTAAAGAGAACCAAGCCTGTAAGAGAGCTTTCGTTTGAAGAAGCAGCTGAGTTAGCTTATTTCGGTGCCAAAATTTTGCACCCTAGTACGATTAACCCCGCCAAAAAGCGAGGAGTACCTGTTAGGTTAAAGAATACCATGGCTCCAGATGCTCCAGGTACTTTGATAACTTCTGACAGTAAAAATAAAGCGGATGTAAAGGCTATTGCCGCCAAAGATGGAGTTACTGCTATATATATTCACTCAACCAGAATGCTGAATGCATACGGTTTCCTCCGGAAGGTCTTCGATATTTTTGAGAGATTCAAAACACCAGTAGATATGATTACCACCTCTGAGGTATCAGTTGCTGTGACCATTGATAACTCTGAAAATCTAGAGCATATTACTAAAATGCTCAGCCAAATTGCTGAGCTGGAAGAGCACGACAGAAATCAATCCATCATTTGTATTGTTGGTGATTTCCTTGCCGACAAAGAAGGCATTGCCATCAAGATTTTAGAAGCTGTAAGGCATATACCAATCCGCATGATCTCCTACGGAGCTTCGGAGCATAATATGTCACTCCTGATAGACTCAAAACATAAAAATGACGCCCTAGAGGCTCTCAACGAAAAGCTTTTTACATTTGACTGATCCTAAACAGATCAGCAAGAAAGAAATAGAACATCATGTTACAAATTAGTACTCTTAAGGAAAATAAAGCTGACGTTATTAAACGATTGGCAAAAAAACGCTTTCATCAAGCTGAAGAAACTGTAGATCAGGCGATCGCAGTTGATGAGAAAAGAAGAGAAACTCAGGTTGCTCTTGATAATACCCTTGCACAATCCAATGCCATTGCAAAAGAGATAGGTGCTCTTATGAAAGCTGGCAAAAAGGATGAAGCAGAAGAAGCTAAAAAACAAACAGGTAAACTAAAGGCAAAGTCAAAAGAACTTGACGAAGAGCTAAAATCTCTTGAAGCACAACTGCTTGATATCCTGGTTACAATTCCAAACCTACCGCATGACAGTGTTCCTGAAGGACGAGCTGCCGAAGACAACGAAAATATTGGGGAATACGGAACGGTTCCTACCTTGCACGAGGGTGCAAAACCACATTGGGAATTGATCAAGGATTACGATATCATTGACTTTGACCTAGGAAATAAGGTGACAGGTGCTGGTTTCCCTTTTTACAAAAACAAAGGTGCCCGTATCCAAAGAGCCTTGATTAATTTCTTCTTAGACGAAGCTGTAAAAGCTGGTTTTGAAGAAGTACAAACTCCTATTTTGATTAATGAAGACTCTGGATTTGGAACTGGACAGCTTCCCGACAAAGAAGGTCAAATGTATGAGGCAACCGCTGATAAACTATTTTTGATTCCAACAGCAGAAGTGCCTATTACAAATATGTATCGTGATGTAATTGTGCAAGAAAATCAATTACCTATCCGTCATACGGGTTATACCCCATGTTTCCGTAGAGAAGCGGGTAGCTGGGGAGCACATGTGCGAGGACTTAACCGCCTACATCAATTTGACAAGGTGGAATTAGTACAAATCACAAAACCCGAAGACTCATACCAAGCACTAGAAGGGATGGCGGACCACGTAAAAAGTTTGCTAGAAAAACTAGAGTTGCCTTACCGTATTTTGAGACTTTGTGGTGGAGATATGAGTTTTACTTCTGCTCTTACGTATGACTTTGAAGTTTATTCTGCAGCTCAGAAAATGTGGCTAGAGGTTAGCTCTGTTTCAAACTTTGAAGCTTACCAAGCCAACCGATTGAAATTACGCTACAAAGTTGATGGCAAAACTCAATTACTGCATACACTGAATGGTTCTGCATTGGCATTACCTCGTATCCTAGCTGCTTTATTAGAAAACAATCAAACAGCTGAAGGTATCAAGATTCCTGAAGTTTTGAGGTCTTATTGTGGGTTTGATGTGATTGACTAGTGAGCTCCATATTCAACAAAATTCTGTATTTTTGAATATGGTTGATACCAAGGAAGAACTGTATTTAGGCAAAAAAATAAGCGAGCTCAATATTCACGAGCAACGCTTTAGGAAGCTTATGCAGCTTATGCGTATCAATAAAATGCTGGAACAAGCCCCGAAAGTTCATAAAACGATGCCACCCCATGGACGTATTTGATGAGCAGATGCTTTCTATTTGGAAAGCCTTTAAAACACATAATCTAGCATATATTATGGTGGGAGGTTTTGCCGTAAACCTTCATGGATTTCAACGCACAACCGGTGATGTTGACATTTGGATCAAAGACTCTAAAGAAAATAGGCATGCTTTTACGCAGTGCCTACAAGCTCTAAATTATGCCGATTTACCTCAAATTGAAACAATCGATTTTGTTCCTGGCTTCACTACATTTTTACTCAACTCTGGAATAGAGTTGGATATAATGACATGGCTCAAGGGTTTTGACCAAGAAGACTTCGATAATTGTTTGGCATATGCTAGTATTGCAAAAATCAGAGAGTTAGAAATCCCATTTTTACATATAAATCATTTGCTCGAGGCTAAAAAAGCAACATCGAGACCCAAAGATTTGATTGATATTATTGAGCTTGAGAAAATAAGAAAGGAAAGGACCGATTAAACTCCCAATACCCCCATCGCAGCACAATAACCTGGTACACCGCTAACTGCACCTCCGCGTTTGGCTGAGCTACCGCATATAAATACTCTTGGATGCTCCGTTTCTGTGCCCCATTTATTGATTTCATCTTCGCTTTCGGCAAAGAACCAGGAAAGGTCATTATGAAAAATATTGCCTTGTGGCAAGCCTAGTTCGTTTTCTAAGTCTAGGGCTGATTTATATTCCAAGCATGGTTGTCCACCTTTTCCTAAGGCCAGGCAGTCTTCTACACATTCTTCTGTAAACTGGTTAATGCCTTTCAAAATTGCTGTAATTACTTGCTCTTTCGTAGTTTCATTGTTTTTTTCAAAAAGTCTATAAGCCAAATCAATCCCAAAAACAGTGATGGTATGATAGCCTTTTACAGCAAGTTTCTTAGACAAAATAGTCGAATCGCTCAAAGTGTGACAATACATTTCAAAACCAATTCTGCTTGGCACATCACCATTTATAACTTCGTGGTAAGATTTATTAAGTTGAGTATAGCTTTGGTCTACATGAAAAGTCCCACAGAAAGCGTCCTCTGGCTTTATTTTTTTATTCTTGAGTTTTGGAAGCCTGGTCAGCAGCAAGTTGACTTTAAATGCTGTACCCTCTCCTAGTATTTCTAGTTTATTAAAATTGAGAAACTTTGGTGCTGCGTTTGAAAGTAAATAATCCGACTTTAGTTCTTCTCCATTTTGTAAAAAAACACTTACATCTTCTTCCTTTAGTTTGCAGCTTTTCACTTCTGCATTGTTACGAAATTCTACCCCTAGTTCGTCTGCTTTTTTAACCAAAGCATTTACAACTGATTGCATGCCTCCTTTTGGTACCCTCCATTCACCTGTTGCATTACCAATGATGTGGTAAATAAATACTCTATTTTGCAAAAGAGATACATCATCGGCATATGTTAATGCCCCTATCTTTGCATCGGTGAGTACTACTCCTTTCAAAATATCGGAGCTTAAGTGATCTTCTATTATTTGGGAGATTGGTTGATCCACCATGTATTTCCATAATTGCCCCAAACCTTTCCTCTCAAACTCTATTTCCCAATCTTCTCTAGATATTAATGGCAAAAGCATTGAGGGCCACACAAGCTCTGCAAATTGCCTACAAAGCGATGAGAGCTTTAAATATCCCTCCCATTCTTTTTCGCCATAGCCAAGATCTAAAACAGATTGACGAGAAATTGCCTCATTCACATTTGAAATCAACAAACCTTTGTCTTTTTCGTACGGTGTATAAGAAGCAATCTTTCTAGGAATAAGCTCAAAGTCTAAGCCTAAATCGTCCTTGATTTTATGCGGAAACAGGCTAACCAAATATGAATACCGAGACAAGTAAGCCTCGTAATCTTGAAATACTTTTTGAGAAGTAGTTGCACCTCCGATGTAATCATTCTTTTCGAGGACAAGCACTTTTTTGCCTGCTTTTGCTAAATAACAAGCACTTACAAGCCCATTGTGACCGCTCCCTACTATGATTACATCGTACTTTTTCATGAATGCAAATTAACCTTTTACATCCAAATTTTTATCAATAAACAAGAAGTAGAGAACCAATTGGAATACATTCTGTTTTACAGTTTATGAATGAGCAAAAAATTACAATTGATATAGTATCGGACGTTGCATGTCCATGGTGTTATGTGGGCAAAAAGCATTTGGAAAAAGCCCTAGCTCAATTACCCAATAAGCAAGTAGAAATCAATTGGCATCCATTTGAGCTTGATCCTACCATTCCTACGGAGGGAATAGATCGAGAAACCTATTTTACCAACAAGTTTGGAAGTATGGACCGTTTCGAAAGCATGACTCATAGGCTAGAGCAGGTGGGAGAAAATGCTGGAATAAACTTCAGGTTTGATCAGATGCCAGCTGCAATACGTACACTTCCGCTACATCAACTCATTTTTGAGGCTAACAAAGAAGGTTTTGGAGCAGACCTAAAAGAAGCATTTCTTGCTGCATACTTTGAAAAAGGAATTGACCTTCGCAAAATCGAAAACCTTGTTGAAATTTTGAAGCCTTTCGGATGGGAACAAGTCAAAATTGAAAGCATCATGGAGGATCAAGAAATAGCTTATTGGGTTACTCAAGAGATTCGTCATTATCAAGGTTTAGGGGTTACGGGTGTTCCCTTTTTTATCTTCAATAATAAATACGGAGTAAGTGGTGCTCAACCACCAGAAGCCTTCATAGAGATGATAGAGAAAATGGAGCTGGAGAACCAAGCTGCAGGTGAATCATGCGACATAAATGGCGAAAATTGTTAGTTTTGGGATACTTACGAGAATTCTGACCTTAATTATCAAAACAAACCTCTATTGAAATGAGAAAAACAATCTATTGTATTTTTGCAATTTCAATCGTTTTCCAATCTTGTCGAAATAGCATTCCACAGGTTTCGCAAAATGTAGCGATCAACGACTTACTAACAAAAAGCCCGCTTCTCGAAAATAGTTTTACTGGTTTAGTAATAAGTGATGCCGAGACCGGCGAATTGCTTTTTGAGCAGAACGCCAATAAGTATTTTACTCCTGCTAGCAATACCAAACTCTTTACACTCTATGCCTCGCTCAACTATCTTGGAGATCAAATCCCAACATTGGATTATATAGAAACCGATACAGCTTTTATTTTTTGGGGAACAGGAGATCCTACGTTTTTACACAGGTCATTTGAAGGAAATAAAGCCTACAGTTTTTTACAGCAACAAACCAAACCTCTCATTTTTTCACCAATCAACTTTGACCAAAAGTTTTACGGCCCAGGTTGGAGTTGGGATGATTACAATGACTATTACCAAGTAGAAAATAACTCATTCCCTATATATGGCAATACCGTTGATATTCAGCTAGATAACAACAAGATAAAAGTTGATCCTCCTATTTTCCAAAATACTACTTTTGTTCCTAAATTAGGTCTAAAAGGCATAGAAAGAGTGCTTAGTACAAATGAGTTTTTTGTACCCAGCGATGGCGGAAAGTATCAAAAGGAAATAGCATTTATTACGAGTTACTTAATGACAAAGCAGCTTCTTATAGATACACTCAAAAAGAATGTTGAAACCTATGCGATCCCGAAACCAAAGAATACACAAACTTTTTATGGGTTTGACACCAAGCCAGTTTTATTCAAAATGATGAAGGAAAGCGACAACTTCTTGGCTGAGCAATTACTCATACTTTGTAGCAATGCCATGAGTGATACCTTATCTAGCATTAAAGCAATAACTCAAATTAAGACGAAAGAGCTCTTAGATGCACCAAGCTCGCTGAAGTGGGTAGATGGGTCAGGCTTATCTAGGTACAACCTATTCACGCCAGCAACTATAGCACACCTACTCCATAAAATGCGAAAAGAATTTGGAGAAGAAAGAGTTTTTGAGATCATGCCTCATAATGGAGAGCAAGGAAGTACTCTTGGTTCAATTGCGATGAATGAGACCTCATTTCTGCATGCCAAATCCGGGACATTGTCGGGTGTTTACAACCTAAGCGGCTATGTAAAAACAGCAAGCGGAAAAACACTTATTGTTTCTTGCATGCACAATAACTTCAACCGTGGTGCTAGTGAGTTTCGTAAATGGACATCCACCCTCTACGAAACCATTTACAAGAATTACTAATTATACTTGGGTTAAAAAGATAGCGTCAATTGCCTTCCAGCGAGATCCTCGGCGAAATCTAGATTCGAAATAGAAACTCCCATTAACCTAATTCCCTTCTCAAAGGGTAAAAGATTATTCAATAGTTCAAAAGCAACTCGTGCGATGGTTGCTTCTTCTGTTATGATACTTTGAGCGGATTTGCTTCGAGTGATTTGTTCAAAGTCACTGTTCTTAATTTTTAAAGTGACGGTTTTACCATAAGCCTTAGATCGCTCCATTCGCTTCCATAGTTCTTCCAAAATGAATTCTAATTCCCTGTAAAGGTCATCTTGAAAAGAATAGTCTTCAGTAAACGTATTTTCAACACCAATTGATTTCCTAATTCGCTCTGGGTTAACCTCTCTAGTATCCTCTCCATTAGCTATTTGATGATAGTA
This portion of the Spirosomataceae bacterium TFI 002 genome encodes:
- a CDS encoding Tetratricopeptide repeat-containing protein, with product MAKKDKSGNEIFESAEALQKEFVKAESFVEKNKTILLGIVGVLVAAVAIFFGYKYYNQTQDTEAQAAMFDSVYYFEQDSLDLALNGTGGNAGLLEIADSYGSTPAGNLANFYVGTIYLQQGKFDEAIEHLSNYSSSDLVLQGKAYCLIGDANMEKGNTSEAISAYKKAADYKPNKFITPGYLMKLATAYETANETDGALEAYSKLVEQYPNANESLTAKKYKSMLEAQAGE
- a CDS encoding 6,7-dimethyl-8-ribityllumazine synthase, which encodes MSSAHKNLSVYNTKDITDVSQKTFAVVVAEWNEEITEALYNGVEATLLKHGVAKSNIIKAYVPGSYELSYGSQVFAAKENVDAVIALGCVIQGETKHNDYINNAVANGLTQVSLKFNKPVIFGVLTPNTHQQALDRAGGIHGNKGDEAAITAIKMLGLK
- a CDS encoding aspartate kinase: MQNNIQVWKFGGTSVGKPERMKSIRTLTTADSGRKIVVLSALSGTTNALVAIGQALFAKDKELALVEIEKLYLHYLEFIGELFEREDSLEKGKKVVENEFNFIRSLAGLKHYTQKHDKEMIAQGEIMSTQLFTAYMKEQGESVVLIPALSFMRIDADNEPEFNTIETKLNDLLADQENKQIVVTQGFICRNPRGEVDNLKRGGSDYTASLIGACINAEEIQIWTDIDGMHNNDPRIVKRTKPVRELSFEEAAELAYFGAKILHPSTINPAKKRGVPVRLKNTMAPDAPGTLITSDSKNKADVKAIAAKDGVTAIYIHSTRMLNAYGFLRKVFDIFERFKTPVDMITTSEVSVAVTIDNSENLEHITKMLSQIAELEEHDRNQSIICIVGDFLADKEGIAIKILEAVRHIPIRMISYGASEHNMSLLIDSKHKNDALEALNEKLFTFD
- a CDS encoding seryl-tRNA synthetase, with the translated sequence MLQISTLKENKADVIKRLAKKRFHQAEETVDQAIAVDEKRRETQVALDNTLAQSNAIAKEIGALMKAGKKDEAEEAKKQTGKLKAKSKELDEELKSLEAQLLDILVTIPNLPHDSVPEGRAAEDNENIGEYGTVPTLHEGAKPHWELIKDYDIIDFDLGNKVTGAGFPFYKNKGARIQRALINFFLDEAVKAGFEEVQTPILINEDSGFGTGQLPDKEGQMYEATADKLFLIPTAEVPITNMYRDVIVQENQLPIRHTGYTPCFRREAGSWGAHVRGLNRLHQFDKVELVQITKPEDSYQALEGMADHVKSLLEKLELPYRILRLCGGDMSFTSALTYDFEVYSAAQKMWLEVSSVSNFEAYQANRLKLRYKVDGKTQLLHTLNGSALALPRILAALLENNQTAEGIKIPEVLRSYCGFDVID
- a CDS encoding Phytoene dehydrogenase-related protein, encoding MKKYDVIIVGSGHNGLVSACYLAKAGKKVLVLEKNDYIGGATTSQKVFQDYEAYLSRYSYLVSLFPHKIKDDLGLDFELIPRKIASYTPYEKDKGLLISNVNEAISRQSVLDLGYGEKEWEGYLKLSSLCRQFAELVWPSMLLPLISREDWEIEFERKGLGQLWKYMVDQPISQIIEDHLSSDILKGVVLTDAKIGALTYADDVSLLQNRVFIYHIIGNATGEWRVPKGGMQSVVNALVKKADELGVEFRNNAEVKSCKLKEEDVSVFLQNGEELKSDYLLSNAAPKFLNFNKLEILGEGTAFKVNLLLTRLPKLKNKKIKPEDAFCGTFHVDQSYTQLNKSYHEVINGDVPSRIGFEMYCHTLSDSTILSKKLAVKGYHTITVFGIDLAYRLFEKNNETTKEQVITAILKGINQFTEECVEDCLALGKGGQPCLEYKSALDLENELGLPQGNIFHNDLSWFFAESEDEINKWGTETEHPRVFICGSSAKRGGAVSGVPGYCAAMGVLGV
- a CDS encoding Predicted dithiol-disulfide isomerase, DsbA family, which gives rise to MNEQKITIDIVSDVACPWCYVGKKHLEKALAQLPNKQVEINWHPFELDPTIPTEGIDRETYFTNKFGSMDRFESMTHRLEQVGENAGINFRFDQMPAAIRTLPLHQLIFEANKEGFGADLKEAFLAAYFEKGIDLRKIENLVEILKPFGWEQVKIESIMEDQEIAYWVTQEIRHYQGLGVTGVPFFIFNNKYGVSGAQPPEAFIEMIEKMELENQAAGESCDINGENC
- a CDS encoding D-alanyl-D-alanine carboxypeptidase / D-alanyl-D-alanine-endopeptidase (penicillin-binding protein 4) encodes the protein MRKTIYCIFAISIVFQSCRNSIPQVSQNVAINDLLTKSPLLENSFTGLVISDAETGELLFEQNANKYFTPASNTKLFTLYASLNYLGDQIPTLDYIETDTAFIFWGTGDPTFLHRSFEGNKAYSFLQQQTKPLIFSPINFDQKFYGPGWSWDDYNDYYQVENNSFPIYGNTVDIQLDNNKIKVDPPIFQNTTFVPKLGLKGIERVLSTNEFFVPSDGGKYQKEIAFITSYLMTKQLLIDTLKKNVETYAIPKPKNTQTFYGFDTKPVLFKMMKESDNFLAEQLLILCSNAMSDTLSSIKAITQIKTKELLDAPSSLKWVDGSGLSRYNLFTPATIAHLLHKMRKEFGEERVFEIMPHNGEQGSTLGSIAMNETSFLHAKSGTLSGVYNLSGYVKTASGKTLIVSCMHNNFNRGASEFRKWTSTLYETIYKNY